The following are from one region of the Strix uralensis isolate ZFMK-TIS-50842 chromosome 4, bStrUra1, whole genome shotgun sequence genome:
- the LOC141942743 gene encoding toll-like receptor 2 type-1, protein MQCTSKMFNQTKHKSRTMYSWRVWAIYMVLAPNLSEEQVLKQACPSCDATQLCNCSSMGLDFIPPGLTGKITTLNLAHNRIKHIRSQDLQQAVNLRALLLQSNKISSIDKDSFRSLGKLELLDLSNNSLAHLSPEWFEHLFSLQHLHLQGNSYRDLGESSPFSSLRNLSSLHLGNPWFSTIRQGNFEGIELLDKLWIDGGRLSQYRPGSLKSIKKINHMIISIKSISVFSAIVRDLLYTVTWLEVREIKLEIEKKSLVQNSTLPFKIQKLTFKDASFTDRYISLLIILLKEITSLQELEAIDCVLEGQGKWDVEEIANSGQSFVETVSIINVTIQDFHLFFDLDGMESQINKLKRFTIASSRVFMIPCKLAKNFSLLLYLDLHDNLLVNNRLNETICEDAWPSLQTLNLSQNSLKSLKQTAYFVTRLHKLINLDISQNNFGEIPDVCEWPKNLKYLNLSSTQILKLTTCIPPTLEVLDVSANNLKEFGLQLPFLRELYLAKNHLKTLPGAAPIPNLVAMSVRRNKLNGFSREEFESFRKMELLDASDNNFICSCEFLSFIHHQAGIAQVLVGWPDKYICDSPLAVRGVQVGAVHLSLMECHRSLMVSLLCALVVLVMLVLVAIGYKYHAVWYLRMTWAWLQAKRKPKRAPLKDICYDAFVSYSEHDSDWVENIMVRELEQACPPFRLCLHKRDFVPGKWIVDNIIDSIEKSHKTLFVLSEHFVQSEWCKYELDFSHFRLFDENNDAAILVLLEPIQSKAIPKRFCKLRRIMNTKTYLEWPLEEEQQEMFWENLKGALKS, encoded by the exons ATGCAGTGCACAAG CAAAATGttcaaccaaacaaaacacaaatcaAGAACTATGTACAGCTGGCGAGTGTGGGCCATCTACATGGTCTTAGCTCCAAACCTCTCTGAAGAACAAGTGCTGAAGCAGGCTTGTCCTTCATGCGATGCCACTCAGCTTTGCAACTGCTCTTCCATGGGCTTGGATTTCATTCCCCCAGGGCTCACGGGCAAAATCACAACATTAAACCTAGCCCACAACAGGATAAAGCACATCCGATCCCAGGATCTGCAGCAGGCTGTGAACCTGAGAGCCTTGCTGCTGCAGTCCAACAAAATCAGCTCAATAGACAAGGACTCGTTTCGCTCCCTTGGGAAACTGGAGCTCTTGGACTTATCAAATAACAGCTTGGCTCACCTGTCCCCTGAGTGGTTTGAGCACCTCTTttcactccagcacctccaccTTCAAGGGAACTCCTACAGAGACCTGGGTGAAAGCTCCCCCTTTTCTAGCCTGAGGAACCTCAGCTCTCTCCACCTGGGCAACCCGTGGTTCTCCACGATAAGGCAAGGGAACTTTGAGGGCATTGAGCTTCTCGACAAGTTGTGGATTGATGGTGGCAGACTCAGTCAGTACAGGCCAGGAAGTCTGAAATCAATTAAGAAGATAAATCACATGATCATAAGCATAAAAAGTATTAGTGTATTCTCAGCAATTGTCAGGGACCTTCTGTACACTGTCACTTGGTTAGAAGTGAGAGAAATCAAATTAGAGattgaaaaaaaaagcttggtgCAGAACTCTACACTTCCTTTTAAGATACAAAAACTTACATTTAAAGATGCTTCATTCACAGATCGATATATTAGCCTCCTAATAATATTACTGAAGGAAATCACATCTTTGCAAGAGTTAGAGGCAATCGATTGTGTGCTTGAGGGGCAAGGAAAATGGGATGTTGAAGAAATTGCAAACAGTGGGCAAAGTTTCGTTGAAACAGTATCAATAATAAACGTAACGATTCaggattttcatttgttttttgatCTGGATGGTATGGAGtcacaaataaacaaactgaaaagatTCACCATTGCAAGCTCTAGAGTTTTCATGATACCATGCAAACTTGCAAaaaatttttcattacttctgtATCTGGACCTTCATGATAATTTGCTTGTAAATAATCGCTTAAATGAGACAATCTGTGAAGATGCTTGGCCTTCATTGCAAACTTTAAATCTAAGTCAAAACTCTCTAAAATCTCTGAAACAGACTGCATATTTTGTAACTCGTCTGCACAAACTGATTAATCTTGACATTagccaaaataattttggagaGATTCCAGATGTGTGTGAATGgccaaaaaacctgaaatatttaaaCCTCTCCAGCACTCAAATTCTTAAACTAACAACATGCATTCCTCCAACGCTGGAAGTTTTGGATGTTAGTGCTAACAACCTGAAGGAGTTTGGACTGCAACTCCCATTTCTCAGAGAGCTGTACCTCGCAAAAAACCATTTGAAGACCTTGCCTGGTGCCGCACCCATTCCTAACTTAGTGGCCATGTCAGTCAGAAGAAACAAGCTCAACGGTTTCTCCAGGGAAGAGTTTGAGTCCTTCAGGAAAATGGAGCTGCTGGATGCCAGTGACAACAACTTCATCTGCTCCTGTGAATTCCTCTCCTTCATCCACCACCAGGCTGGGATAGCCCAGGTGCTGGTGGGGTGGCCAGACAAGTACATCTGTGACTCTCCCCTGGCAGTGAGAGGGGTGCAGGTTGGAGCTGTGCACCTCTCCCTGATGGAGTGCCACAGGTCCCTCATGGTGTCATTGCTCTGCGCCCTGGTGGTCCTGGTCATGCTCGTCCTCGTGGCCATTGGCTACAAGTACCACGCGGTCTGGTACCTGAGAATGACCTGGGCATGGCTCCAAGCCAAGCGGAAGCCCAAGCGAGCCCCCCTGAAGGACATCTGCTATGACGCTTTTGTCTCCTACAGCGAGCATGACTCTGACTGGGTGGAAAACATAATGGTGCGGGAGCTGGAGCAGGCCTGCCCCCCCTTTCGGCTCTGCCTCCATAAGCGGGACTTTGTGCCTGGAAAGTGGATTGTGGACAACATCATTGACTCCATAGAGAAGAGCCACAAAACGCTCTTTGTGCTGTCCGAGCACTTTGTGCAGAGCGAGTGGTGCAAATACGAGCTGGACTTCTCGCACTTCCGCCTCTTTGACGAGAACAACGATGCAGCGATTCTTGTCCTCCTGGAGCCCATCCAGAGCAAAGCGATTCCCAAGAGGTTCTGCAAGCTGCGGAGGATCATGAACACAAAGACCTACCTGGAGTGGCCTCTTgaagaagagcagcaggagatgttTTGGGAAAACTTGAAAGGAGCCTTGAAGTCTTAG